A section of the Pseudanabaena mucicola str. Chao 1806 genome encodes:
- a CDS encoding response regulator — translation MAAHKILVIDDSRVIRNMVRDMLPPANFEVVEAADGIKGLELIQQERPWMIMLDFLLPRMSGFEVYEALQQSPELRLIPLILMSGRKEEVTSKIAEPFEEKYLVFIEKPFEQKELIIAIKRAKTLADKRKLIPPKTDIPLLEKVDSNLIKRIEELEAKQKHLEQQLITQQKQFHQLVDFIKKKLK, via the coding sequence GTGGCAGCTCACAAGATACTAGTGATTGATGATAGTCGCGTAATCCGTAATATGGTGCGTGATATGCTCCCGCCAGCAAATTTTGAAGTAGTAGAAGCCGCCGACGGCATCAAGGGGCTGGAACTGATCCAGCAGGAACGCCCTTGGATGATCATGCTAGATTTTCTACTACCTCGGATGAGTGGCTTTGAAGTTTATGAAGCCTTGCAGCAAAGTCCAGAACTCAGGCTCATTCCCTTAATTTTGATGTCTGGGCGTAAGGAAGAAGTAACGAGTAAAATCGCGGAACCTTTTGAAGAAAAATATTTGGTGTTTATTGAAAAGCCATTTGAACAAAAGGAATTGATCATCGCGATCAAAAGGGCAAAGACTCTAGCAGACAAGCGCAAACTAATTCCTCCAAAAACAGATATTCCTCTTTTAGAGAAGGTAGATAGTAACTTGATTAAACGGATTGAGGAGCTAGAAGCAAAGCAGAAGCACTTAGAGCAACAGTTGATAACACAGCAAAAGCAATTCCATCAACTAGTAGACTTTATCAAGAAGAAACTAAAGTAA
- the ftsE gene encoding cell division ATP-binding protein FtsE, translating to MLKQPTKTNPTETNPNHHPADTSPINPKKSVIVKLENVCKTYTNGAVGLQDVSIELYQGEFKFITGHSGSGKSTLLKLLYGAEQATDGKIFVNGFSLNGLKGKNLAMLRRKIGIVFQDYKLVPRRTVSENIAFVLMAQGYTYKEIQRRVQPALKMVGLLHKAHCFPEELSGGEQQRTSIARAIVNTPPLVLADEPTGNLDPDNAWQVIKILKKLNSFGVTVLLTTHDEQLVRAANHPVLHLQNGYIV from the coding sequence ATGCTAAAACAGCCAACCAAGACCAATCCAACTGAAACTAACCCTAATCATCATCCTGCTGACACTAGTCCCATTAATCCTAAAAAGTCGGTGATCGTTAAATTAGAAAATGTGTGTAAAACCTACACTAATGGTGCTGTAGGTTTACAAGACGTTAGTATTGAACTCTATCAAGGCGAATTTAAATTTATTACGGGGCATTCAGGATCGGGGAAATCCACATTATTAAAATTGCTATATGGGGCTGAGCAAGCTACGGATGGGAAAATATTTGTTAATGGATTTAGCCTTAATGGATTGAAAGGCAAAAATTTGGCGATGTTACGCCGCAAAATTGGCATTGTTTTTCAAGATTACAAGCTTGTGCCGCGTCGAACTGTTTCTGAGAATATTGCTTTTGTACTCATGGCGCAGGGCTATACCTATAAGGAAATTCAACGTCGGGTGCAGCCTGCTCTAAAAATGGTGGGCTTATTACATAAAGCCCATTGTTTCCCCGAAGAACTCTCTGGGGGGGAGCAGCAAAGAACCAGTATTGCCAGAGCGATCGTCAATACACCACCGCTTGTGCTTGCCGATGAGCCAACGGGCAACCTCGATCCTGACAATGCATGGCAAGTCATTAAAATCTTGAAAAAGCTCAATTCCTTTGGTGTCACCGTCCTCTTAACTACCCATGATGAGCAATTAGTCAGAGCCGCTAATCATCCTGTGTTGCATTTGCAGAATGGTTATATTGTTTAG
- a CDS encoding cell division protein FtsX: MVQNVVRFFTKIDYLLRETLLGLRRGGWMNWAAVSTVAVLLFLFGASLQISWQLENVLGQLGSQLEISVYLDENTVGESMQSRLLLVDGVAAAKLIPKEDAWLNLMRDLGKNDLSQATQQLGGNPLVDEFKVRAVSSDRVPDIARRISGLKGVNEVWYTNEVVERIGQLRRAVSNSSVAIVAIFTVISIAVITTTIRLIVLARRREIEVMQLVGATATWIYFPFVLQGVVFGVVGAASAYLMLMLSLNLLGEAIVNQPELIKSLTLGLNTDFRVQLLLPLVLLILGSVIGVLGSLLAVRRFSFNS; this comes from the coding sequence ATGGTTCAAAACGTCGTTCGCTTTTTTACGAAAATAGACTATTTGCTTCGCGAGACTCTGCTGGGTTTGCGGCGTGGTGGTTGGATGAATTGGGCGGCTGTGAGTACGGTGGCGGTGTTGCTATTTTTGTTTGGTGCAAGCTTACAAATTTCTTGGCAATTAGAAAATGTCCTAGGGCAGTTAGGTAGTCAGTTAGAGATTTCGGTGTATTTAGATGAAAATACGGTCGGTGAGTCGATGCAATCACGTTTGCTGCTGGTTGATGGTGTCGCGGCGGCAAAGCTAATCCCCAAGGAAGATGCATGGCTGAACTTGATGAGGGATCTCGGTAAAAATGATTTAAGTCAAGCGACACAACAATTAGGCGGAAATCCTTTAGTTGATGAGTTTAAAGTGCGGGCGGTATCTAGCGATCGCGTGCCTGACATTGCTAGGCGAATTTCGGGATTAAAGGGTGTTAATGAGGTGTGGTATACCAATGAGGTGGTGGAACGTATCGGTCAGTTGCGCCGTGCGGTGAGTAATAGCAGTGTGGCGATCGTGGCGATTTTTACAGTTATTTCGATCGCAGTAATCACAACCACTATTCGTCTGATTGTTCTAGCTCGACGACGCGAAATTGAGGTGATGCAATTAGTGGGGGCAACGGCAACATGGATTTATTTCCCATTTGTTTTGCAGGGCGTAGTATTTGGGGTTGTGGGTGCAGCGTCAGCCTATTTAATGTTGATGCTGAGTCTCAATCTTTTGGGAGAAGCGATCGTTAATCAACCCGAACTAATCAAGTCACTTACCCTTGGCTTAAATACAGATTTCCGAGTCCAACTGCTGTTACCACTTGTGCTATTAATTTTGGGCTCAGTCATTGGAGTGCTAGGTAGTTTATTAGCGGTACGTCGATTCTCTTTCAATTCTTGA
- the patD gene encoding heterocyst frequency control protein PatD: protein MSQDYVDLIQDLQSQLETLQIAIASQVEPASALVKEWLRSHREIHDFFQTQIINTHLDVTPPYLSLQVEIDKQLKMLGVDLSMLQTARNPSTWQKRHQQARDRFVLIKKYCQMYSN, encoded by the coding sequence GTGTCACAGGATTATGTAGATTTAATTCAGGATTTGCAAAGTCAGTTAGAGACACTGCAAATAGCGATCGCATCACAGGTAGAACCCGCATCTGCACTTGTTAAAGAATGGTTGCGATCGCATCGGGAAATCCATGATTTTTTTCAAACCCAAATTATAAATACTCATTTGGATGTCACACCACCCTATTTATCTCTGCAAGTTGAAATTGATAAACAGCTAAAAATGTTGGGCGTGGACTTAAGCATGTTACAAACTGCTCGCAATCCATCAACTTGGCAAAAGAGACATCAACAAGCTCGTGATCGTTTCGTCTTGATCAAAAAATACTGTCAAATGTACTCAAATTAA
- a CDS encoding tRNA threonylcarbamoyladenosine dehydratase — translation MTDWLQRTELLIGANGLHKLKQANVLVVGMGGVGSFAAEFLCRAGIGRMTIVDGDRVDPSNKNRQIVALNSTVDVHKADVMSQRIQDINPEIQLTAIKEFLTPDLMMELVTTKFDWVLDCIDSLQPKLYFLGAAVTNGVKVVSSMGAGGRIDPQKVRIAPIFETDCCRFAYKVRKGLRRKGFGKANIIAVYSEELVNRESLQLTDGSNFKRSYYGTISYIPALFGINMASIVIRDLMQ, via the coding sequence ATGACGGATTGGTTGCAACGTACAGAATTACTGATTGGTGCTAATGGATTGCACAAGCTCAAGCAAGCAAACGTTTTAGTTGTCGGTATGGGTGGTGTTGGCAGTTTTGCGGCGGAATTTTTATGTCGAGCAGGTATTGGGCGAATGACTATCGTTGATGGCGATCGCGTTGATCCTTCTAACAAAAATCGGCAGATTGTCGCACTCAATAGTACTGTTGATGTCCATAAAGCAGATGTAATGTCTCAACGGATACAGGATATTAATCCAGAAATTCAGTTGACAGCAATTAAGGAATTTCTTACGCCTGATTTGATGATGGAGCTAGTCACGACCAAATTTGACTGGGTGCTAGATTGTATCGATAGTTTGCAACCAAAGCTCTATTTTCTTGGGGCAGCAGTTACTAATGGGGTGAAGGTTGTGAGCAGTATGGGCGCAGGAGGTCGTATCGATCCGCAGAAGGTGAGAATCGCCCCAATTTTTGAAACGGATTGCTGTCGTTTTGCTTATAAGGTAAGAAAAGGACTAAGACGTAAGGGCTTTGGAAAAGCGAATATTATTGCGGTCTATTCTGAGGAGTTAGTAAATCGGGAATCTTTGCAATTAACTGATGGCAGTAATTTCAAGCGATCATATTACGGTACGATTTCTTACATACCTGCCCTATTTGGGATCAATATGGCAAGTATTGTCATTCGCGATCTAATGCAATAA
- a CDS encoding pentapeptide repeat-containing protein: MTFPSHAALTKAELLDRYAKGDRNFGQTHLHDVDMQGVSLHGIDLSESILTHVNLREADLRGADLGWADLSRANLEKADLRGAILTRADLSFANLQGANLLKADLSLTKIDHTKFSGATMPDGSIHD; this comes from the coding sequence ATGACATTTCCTTCTCACGCAGCACTCACCAAAGCGGAATTACTAGATCGCTATGCAAAAGGCGATCGTAACTTTGGACAAACCCATTTGCATGATGTCGATATGCAAGGTGTATCTTTACATGGGATCGACCTTAGTGAATCTATCTTGACCCACGTTAACTTAAGAGAAGCCGATCTCCGAGGAGCCGATCTTGGCTGGGCAGATCTTAGTCGGGCTAATCTCGAAAAAGCAGATCTGCGGGGAGCTATTTTGACCAGAGCCGATCTTAGCTTTGCCAACTTACAGGGGGCAAATTTGCTCAAAGCAGATCTGAGCTTGACTAAAATTGATCACACTAAATTTAGTGGGGCAACCATGCCCGATGGCTCCATCCATGACTAA